The following is a genomic window from Paenibacillus sp. FSL R5-0766.
AATGGGTGATCGGGACGGCATACTGCCAGACCTTTTGGAGCATCACATGCAGCAGGTTAGACCGAAGCTGCTTTTTGCTGCACCCAGTTTCTCAAATCCGACCGGTGCTTTGTGGAGTATGGAGCGGCGGGAGGCTGTCCTTGAACTGTGTTCGCGCTATGGTGTACTGCTTGTGGAAGACGATTCATACGGGGAGCTCCATTTCGATGGCCTTGAGCCAACGGAATTCTATCGTAAATATCCTTCACTTTTTGCACTGGATACTGCCGATCAGGGTGGACATGTTCTCTACATTGGTTCGTTCAGCAAAACGGTAGCACCCGCTCTTCGAACCGGATGGGCTGCTGGACATCCTGCGCTGATTCAGGCCATGGCCTCGGTTAAACGAATTGCAGATGGTCAGTCCAGTCCGATGAATCAGCGTCTGTTGTATCAATTGCTTGCCCATTCCCCTTTTCGTTGGAGTGATCACCTATCCATGTTGAATCGGGAGTATAAGACAAGACTCAAACTGATGCTTGAACTGTTGAAAAGACCTGGCTGGAAAGGGTGTCAGTACAACATCCCTGAGGGCGGAATGTATCTGTGGGTACAGTTGCCTGAAGGATTGGATAGTGGCGCTCTGCTTAAAGCGGCTTTGCCCAAAGGTGTATCCTTTCTTCCTGGATCACTATGTTCGACAGGTGTACAGGATCAACGTTATATTCGATTGAACTTTAGCCATCCGGGCCGGGATGAATTGCTGCTTGGCATGAACCTGATCAGTGAAACCATTGCCGAATTTACGGCTCGTAGCTAAGTCAGATCAAAAATAGATTTTGTAGCAAAAATTAAAATGGGTTCATGACCAAAGTGATTACGTTATTGCATCCACTAACATTTTTATATATAATATGAATTAATGAGTTGTTGGTTTCTTTATATAAGCTACAATGGTGGCCAGTTCAGGAAAAGCACTCATATATTTTATCTAACGGGGGAAAATTCAACATGTCTAATATTTTATTTGTTAAAGCAAATGACCGTCCTGCAGATCAAGCAGTCAGCGTTAAATTGTACGATGCATTCTTGAGCGCATACAAAGAGTCCCACCCAGGTGACACAGTTACTGAGTTGGATCTCTACAATACAGAATTCCCATTCTATGGTAACACTGCTATCACAGGTACTTACAAAGCAGCTAACGGTTTTGAACTGACAGCTGACGAGCAAAAAGCAGCTTCACTTGCAGCACAATTGCAAGATCAATTCCTGGCAGCTGACAAAGTTGTATTTGCATTCCCACTGTGGAACTTCACTGTTCCAGCTCCATTGGTAAACTACATTGCTTACCTGAGCCAAGCTGGTAAAACATTCAAATACACTGCTGAAGGTCCTGTAGGACTTGCTGGCGACAAAAAAGTAGCTTTGCTTAACGCACGTGGTGGCGTATATTCCGAAGGTCCAATGGCAGCTGCTGAAATGTCCCTGAACTTCCTGAAAACAGTTCTCGGCTTGTGGGGCATTCAAAACCCAGAAGTGGTTATCGTTGAAGGACATAACGCTTCTGCAGATCGTGCTGAAGAAATCGTTACAGCAGGTCTGAAATTGGCTTCCGAAGTAGCAGTAAAATTCTAATAACACTCTTCTATATAGAACACATCAAAACACCTGTAGTCTCCAGTGGAGATTACAGGTGTTTTTTTGCATTCTCATTTTTTTCACATCCGTTACTTCAGATGATTCGGTTCAGATCTTGTCTGTATTTTTCAAGTAAAACTCCGCTGCTTCAGCGATGTGTGCAAGGTCGTCCTTATGTTCACCAGATACAGAATACGTTACATCGAGTTCATTAATGGTTCGTTCAATCATATCATTATCCTCAAGCATGTGTGCATGCTCGGTTAACGCCTGTACTCCCTTAATTGTCAGAATATACTTTCCGCGGGAGAGGCGTTCAAACCAGCCATAATAATTTTTTTGCAGAATCGCTGCGGCAGAACCTACACCTGTCTGTCTGGCAAGGTTGGCCGGAGAGGCTTCTCCGTTCGTCCGTAGAGCGGATGCGACACGTAAAGCCTTCTCACGATATGCTGTGACCAGCTGTCTTCGTGTGCTGCCTCCCGTATTGTAGTCTCCGCTGCGTTCGTCAAATTCCTTGAGCAATCGTTTCCGCCGAACACCGCTTTTGCGGGCAACTTGATTGGCGCTAGTAAGGGGCGTCTGGGTGGAAGGTTCGCACAATACATCAATCAGGGGAGGTTTGGTTTTGTAAAATGTGACCGTTAGCAGCCCCAGACCGAGCTGTCTGCATAATGCAGTCAGTTCGCTCCAGCGTTGGTTTGCGGCTCCGCGTTTACTGCGATTGCGCTCGACGGCCAGATACACGAACGGGCTAAGTTTCAAGCGCTGCATGCCCTGTAGCAACAAGGAGAGGTTAAATGTTTTTTTCATCTCCACAATGAGTGGTTCGTCCTGGTCCGATCTGACTCCGACGAGGTCACAATGTCTGACTTCCGCCTTGACGTCGAAGCCACGCTGCTCGAAGAAAGCCTTCACAGGCGAATATAATTCGGTTTCGTATTTCACTGCCATCGTCCGTGCTCCTTTCCAGAAGTGGCCTGTCTCTGACCATGTGTTGTCCGGTTTCCTAAATTTAGAACCCTCATTATATCATATTCGTTCTTTTTTTTCTGAAGGCACAAGATGTCTGATAGAACAGGGAAAAGCCAAAATTCGAAGCGGTTGATTGAAAAAAAGAGGTCAACTTATCCGAATTGCCGCATAGGTATGTAATACACTTTTCACAACAAAACAAGACGTTTGGACAGAGGGTGGCGGGACTACACAGTACCGCAAGATTGGTATTCAAGCAGGAGCCGCAATTCTATTGATTTCTTCATACCATTCGGAATGGTTGACAATCACACTAAAGGAGCCATGGGAGGTACCAAGCATGAATATTTTTGAACGCGTTGCGGAACATCGGGCAGAGAGTGACCGTTTGACATGGAACGGAACATTTGAAGATTATATTGCACTGCTGAGAGAGGACCCGACTCCGGCAATGACGGCTCACGCCAGAGTGTATGAGATGATTGAATCGTTTGGGGTTGAAGAAGTAGGCGGGCATAAGCGGTACAAGTTTTTTGAACAGGAAATTTTTGGGCTGGACCGTTCGATTGAAAAGCTGGTTGAAGAATACTTTCACTCGGCAGCACGTCGTCTGGATGTACGTAAACGGATCTTGCTCCTGATGGGTCCCGTAAGTGGAGGAAAATCGACACTGGTCACGCTGCTGAAGCGGGGGCTTGAACAGTTCTCACGGACAGAGAAAGGTGCCATATACGCCATTGATGGATGCCCGATGCATGAGGAACCGCTGCATCTGATCCCACTGGAGCTTCGTCCTGAAGTGGAAAAGGAAATTGGAGTCCGTATTGAGGGGAACCTTTGCCCATCCTGCCAGATGAGACTCCGTACCGAATATGGTGGTGATATCAGCAAGGTGCCGGTGGAACGGGTCATTGTTTCCGAAGATAATCGCGTGGGAATAGGAACGTTCAGCCCATCGGATCCGAAATCGCAGGATATTGCCGATCTGACGGGTAGTATTGACTTCTCCACCATTACGGAGTTTGGTTCCGAATCCGATCCACGTGCCTATCGTTTTGATGGGGAGTTGAACAAGGCAAACCGTGGGTTAATGGAGTTCCAGGAGATGTTGAAATGTGATGAGAAATTCCTGTGGAATCTTCTGTCGCTTACGCAGGAAGGGAACTTCAAAGCAGGACGCTTTGCCTTAATCAGTGCGGATGAGATGATTGTGGCGCATACGAATGAATCGGAGTATAAGTCATTTATCTCCAACAAGAAGAATGAGGCACTGCAATCCCGGATGATTGTCATGCCGATTCCGTACAATCTGAAAGTGTCCGAGGAAGAGAAAATCTATGCCAAGCTCATTCAGCAAAGTGACATGAAGCATGTTCATATTGCACCGCATGCCCTGCGGACTGCAGCCATTTTTTCGATACTTACCCGTTTGAAGGAAACGAAAAAACAAGGCATGGATCTTGTTAAAAAGATGCGCATGTATGATGGTGAAGAAGTGGAAGGATACAAAGAAGCCGATCTGCGCGAGATGCAAAATGAGTATTTGGATGAAGGGATGTCCGGCATTGATCCACGGTATGTCATTAACCGGATCTCCAGTGCTTTGATCAAGCAAAATCTTCAGTGCATTAACGCGCTGGACATTCTGCGTGCCATTAAGGACGGTCTGGACCAACATGCTTCGATTACGAAAGAAGAGCGTGAGCGTTATCTGAACTTCATTGCTCTTGCACGCAAGGAGTATGACGAACTGGCCAAGAAGGAAGTGCAGAAAGCATTTGTGTACTCATTCGAGGAGTCGGCAAGAACGCTATTCGAGAATTACCTGGATAACATTGAAGCATTCTGCAACTGGTCCAAAATTCGTGATCCGCTCACAGATGAAGAAATGGACCCGGATGAGCGTTTGATGCGTTCCATCGAGGAGCAGATCGGCATCTCCGAGAATGCAAAGAAAGCGTTCAGGGAAGAGATTCTAATCCGAATCTCGGCTTACTCTCGTAAGGAGCGCAAATTCGAGTACAGCAGCCATGACCGTCTGCGTGAAGCGATTGAGAAGAAGTTGTTTACCGATCTGAAAGACATCGTCAAGATTACAACCTCAACCAAAACACCAGATGCAACACAATTGAAACGAATGAATGAAGTCATTAAACGCTTAATTGAAGAGCATGGATATACCGCAGCCAGCGCCAATGAACTGCTCCGTTATGTTGGAAGTCTGCTTAATCGCTAATCGGCAACGAACCATTCCGGATCAGGCTTCTGATGTCTGCTGTGAGGCTCCTTCACAGCAGAGTCAGGGCCTTTTTAATTACATGAAGATCATATTAGTCTAAAAAGCTGACAAATAAGGTTAATTTTAAAGAGAATTAGTTCTAATGGTATATGTATGTTTAGGTATTTTAGTCTATAATATGATACATATATTTACAATTTAAAGTAATGGTGTTTATTAAGGAGCTGACTGAACCAGATATGAGCAGTATTTCCGCAACAAGACAGAAGCAACTTGATTACATGGGATTAACCGCAGGGGATTTAAAACTGCTTGCCGATCATCGGCCTGTTTTTAAAAAAGTCGTTAATGAAGTGGTGGATCATTTCTACAATCATGTGGGGAATTATCCTGATCTGGTAGATCTGATCGCAAGATTCTCTTCCATTGAACGTTTAAAAGAGACGCAGAAGATGTACTGGTTATCGATGACGGATGGAATCGTGGACGACGCATACATTGAGCAACGGATTGCAATTGGGCTTGTACATTCACGGATTGGTCTGTCCGAAGATTATTATCTGGGTACCTATATGGTATACCTTGATATTGCAACGAGCATATTCCAGCAGGTGATCCCTGATTCCTGGCATCCTGTCATTCAGGCGCTCAGCAAAATGTTTAATCTGGATTCACAGCTTGTCCTTGAAGCCTATGAGAAGAAAGAAAAAGAAAAGTTACATCAGCTTGCCGATGACCAACAACATACTTTGCAGGCTATTACGCAGATTACCCAAGAGCTTACAGGCATGATTAGTGAATTAAATGAAAGTGCAATGGCTATATCGAGTGTAGCCAAAGAAACAGCGGCTTCTCAGGATCAGGCTCAAGTTCTGCTCACGGAATTGACAGGGGAGATCCAGCAGATAGGAAAAATGGGTGAATTGATTCGCGAGATATCGGATCAGAGTCATCTTGTCGGCCTGAATGCAGCGATTGAAGCTGCTCATGCAGGAGAGTTCGGACGTGGTTTCGAAGTAGTTGCCAGTGAGGTGCGCAAGCTTGCAGCCAGTTCTCGGGATGCCCAAGGTAAAATTCAGTCCAATCTGGAGCAGATCATGAAGAAACTGAGCAGTGTGCAGCAGGAGTCGGATCATACGTCACGCGGAGCACGTAGCCAAGCTTCACGCTCGGCTGAACTCGCTGTATTTGCAACAACAATGGAGAAACTGTCTCTGGATTTGAAGAATCTGGAACAGCAGGAATAGAGCTTAAAAGCATTAGGAACCTTCCATACCGTTTCAGGCTGTTTTAGGCTATAATGGGTAGACAAACCTGCCGATGTTATAGAAAATGCAGCCGGAGACAGGGGATTTGAAGAGGTTGAGGTGATCAGATGGCTTCTATCCATGATGTAGCCAAGGAAGCGGGAGTATCTGTTGCAACCGTTTCCAAAGTGATAAACGATTATCCTGATGTAAGTGAAAAAACACGCAAAAAAGTCAATATAGCCATCGAATTATTGAAATATCAACCCAATGTGGTCGCACGTGGACTTGTCAAACGCCGTTCATGGACGGTGGGAGTACTGTTAACGGTCCCGTTTACGAACCCTTTTGTGTCGGAGTTGCTGGAAGGGATCAAGACAGCGCTGGAGAACAGTGGATATGATCTGGTTCGGTTGTCTACTCGATTCGATGATCCGGCGTACTCGTTCATCAAACATTGCCGCAGTCGTAATGTGGATGGCGTTGTGGTATTCGGGGAAGGCAGAGAAAACGCGAGTATTCAGGAACTGGTGGATGCAGAGATTCCAACGATGTTTATCGATACGGATATGTTGGGCAAGCGTGCCGGTTATATTACTACGGATAACGCAAACGGGATCTCGATGGGAGTCAAACATCTGCATGAGCTTGGGCACCGCAAAATTGCCTATATCTCAGGGACACTTGGACCTGCCGTAGCCAATCTGCGATTGGAAGGATATCGGGAAGGGCTGCGAGAATGCGGCATCCCGTATTCTACGGTATATCTGGAAGTCTGCGATTATTCCTTCGACGGAGGAAGCAAGGCTGCTCGGCGATTGCTGGCACTTCAGGATCAACCAACGGGGATTGTCTGTGCATCAGACATGTCTGCTTTTGGTGCGATTCATGAAATTGAAAAGCATGGACTGAGTGTACCAGAAGATATCTCGGTTGTCGGGTTCGATAACACGTATTATGCTGAGGTATTCAAACCGGGGTTGACCACGGTGAATCAGAATATCTATTCCATTGGCATTAAGTCCATCGAATATCTGATTGCCATGATCGAGAATCCGTCTTATTCTCCTCCCGTGGTGACGGAACCTTCCAATCTGGTTGTCCGTCAGACGACAGCACCTTTAAAAACCTAAAGACGTTGACACGGAGCACAGCTAA
Proteins encoded in this region:
- a CDS encoding PLP-dependent aminotransferase family protein, with protein sequence MKYFFASRTNRLLSSPLRDIREMSGRDYFISLAEELPAEELFPFKLLEEAAVSVFSSGPSALQYGEPAGYTPLREWLNKDWNARKGIRTVPEQILLTTGTQQAIDLVMRLLLEPGDSVLVEHPTSPGCLEVLEMQGAKIVPVMGDRDGILPDLLEHHMQQVRPKLLFAAPSFSNPTGALWSMERREAVLELCSRYGVLLVEDDSYGELHFDGLEPTEFYRKYPSLFALDTADQGGHVLYIGSFSKTVAPALRTGWAAGHPALIQAMASVKRIADGQSSPMNQRLLYQLLAHSPFRWSDHLSMLNREYKTRLKLMLELLKRPGWKGCQYNIPEGGMYLWVQLPEGLDSGALLKAALPKGVSFLPGSLCSTGVQDQRYIRLNFSHPGRDELLLGMNLISETIAEFTARS
- a CDS encoding FMN-dependent NADH-azoreductase, encoding MSNILFVKANDRPADQAVSVKLYDAFLSAYKESHPGDTVTELDLYNTEFPFYGNTAITGTYKAANGFELTADEQKAASLAAQLQDQFLAADKVVFAFPLWNFTVPAPLVNYIAYLSQAGKTFKYTAEGPVGLAGDKKVALLNARGGVYSEGPMAAAEMSLNFLKTVLGLWGIQNPEVVIVEGHNASADRAEEIVTAGLKLASEVAVKF
- a CDS encoding DUF2161 family putative PD-(D/E)XK-type phosphodiesterase; its protein translation is MAVKYETELYSPVKAFFEQRGFDVKAEVRHCDLVGVRSDQDEPLIVEMKKTFNLSLLLQGMQRLKLSPFVYLAVERNRSKRGAANQRWSELTALCRQLGLGLLTVTFYKTKPPLIDVLCEPSTQTPLTSANQVARKSGVRRKRLLKEFDERSGDYNTGGSTRRQLVTAYREKALRVASALRTNGEASPANLARQTGVGSAAAILQKNYYGWFERLSRGKYILTIKGVQALTEHAHMLEDNDMIERTINELDVTYSVSGEHKDDLAHIAEAAEFYLKNTDKI
- a CDS encoding PrkA family serine protein kinase, producing the protein MNIFERVAEHRAESDRLTWNGTFEDYIALLREDPTPAMTAHARVYEMIESFGVEEVGGHKRYKFFEQEIFGLDRSIEKLVEEYFHSAARRLDVRKRILLLMGPVSGGKSTLVTLLKRGLEQFSRTEKGAIYAIDGCPMHEEPLHLIPLELRPEVEKEIGVRIEGNLCPSCQMRLRTEYGGDISKVPVERVIVSEDNRVGIGTFSPSDPKSQDIADLTGSIDFSTITEFGSESDPRAYRFDGELNKANRGLMEFQEMLKCDEKFLWNLLSLTQEGNFKAGRFALISADEMIVAHTNESEYKSFISNKKNEALQSRMIVMPIPYNLKVSEEEKIYAKLIQQSDMKHVHIAPHALRTAAIFSILTRLKETKKQGMDLVKKMRMYDGEEVEGYKEADLREMQNEYLDEGMSGIDPRYVINRISSALIKQNLQCINALDILRAIKDGLDQHASITKEERERYLNFIALARKEYDELAKKEVQKAFVYSFEESARTLFENYLDNIEAFCNWSKIRDPLTDEEMDPDERLMRSIEEQIGISENAKKAFREEILIRISAYSRKERKFEYSSHDRLREAIEKKLFTDLKDIVKITTSTKTPDATQLKRMNEVIKRLIEEHGYTAASANELLRYVGSLLNR
- a CDS encoding globin-coupled sensor protein — translated: MSSISATRQKQLDYMGLTAGDLKLLADHRPVFKKVVNEVVDHFYNHVGNYPDLVDLIARFSSIERLKETQKMYWLSMTDGIVDDAYIEQRIAIGLVHSRIGLSEDYYLGTYMVYLDIATSIFQQVIPDSWHPVIQALSKMFNLDSQLVLEAYEKKEKEKLHQLADDQQHTLQAITQITQELTGMISELNESAMAISSVAKETAASQDQAQVLLTELTGEIQQIGKMGELIREISDQSHLVGLNAAIEAAHAGEFGRGFEVVASEVRKLAASSRDAQGKIQSNLEQIMKKLSSVQQESDHTSRGARSQASRSAELAVFATTMEKLSLDLKNLEQQE
- a CDS encoding LacI family DNA-binding transcriptional regulator, giving the protein MASIHDVAKEAGVSVATVSKVINDYPDVSEKTRKKVNIAIELLKYQPNVVARGLVKRRSWTVGVLLTVPFTNPFVSELLEGIKTALENSGYDLVRLSTRFDDPAYSFIKHCRSRNVDGVVVFGEGRENASIQELVDAEIPTMFIDTDMLGKRAGYITTDNANGISMGVKHLHELGHRKIAYISGTLGPAVANLRLEGYREGLRECGIPYSTVYLEVCDYSFDGGSKAARRLLALQDQPTGIVCASDMSAFGAIHEIEKHGLSVPEDISVVGFDNTYYAEVFKPGLTTVNQNIYSIGIKSIEYLIAMIENPSYSPPVVTEPSNLVVRQTTAPLKT